A region from the Mustela erminea isolate mMusErm1 chromosome 10, mMusErm1.Pri, whole genome shotgun sequence genome encodes:
- the SRARP gene encoding steroid receptor-associated and regulated protein, giving the protein MGLETDLETCSGGKPACRPKAIPAVHLTFVIDCARGKQLSLVEPPVPPRASGPHPGPVTPPMKTYILFCGENPPHLTQEAPVGGGLLAHPGGAQPAHRGPVAPASSPASPQVPQEAPEAKGNPLKAVASRSSAWGTVIGSLKALSSCVCRQAE; this is encoded by the exons ATGGGCCTTGAGACAGATCTGGAGACCTGCTCAG GTGGGAAGCCCGCCTGCCGTCCGAAGGCCATCCCTGCCGTTCACCTCACTTTTGTCATCGACTGTGCTCGTGGCAAACAGCTCTCCCTGGTGGAACCCCCGGTGCCCCCCCGAGCCTCCGGTCCTCATCCAGGACCTGTCACTCCTCCAATGAAGACCTATATCTTGTTCTGTGGCGAAAACCCGCCCCACCTGACTCAGGAGGCCCCTGTGGGTGGGGGACTCCTGGCCCACCCCGGGGGGGCCCAGCCAGCCCACAGAGGGCCGGtggccccagcttcctccccagCCAGTCCACAGGTCCCCCAGGAGGCTCCTGAAGCCAAGGGGAATCCCTTGAAGGCTGTGGCCTCAAGGTCTTCAGCTTGGGGCACGGTCATCGGCTCGCTCAAAGCCCTCTCCTCCTGTGTCTGCAGGCAGGCAGAGTAA